A genomic stretch from Tamandua tetradactyla isolate mTamTet1 chromosome 15, mTamTet1.pri, whole genome shotgun sequence includes:
- the LOC143656761 gene encoding NIF3-like protein 1, with translation MLASCVRLVPAIVRLVYSPTCSSSRSFMELKTLISSLNDFASLSFAESWDNVGLLVEPSPPHTVNTLFLTNDLTEEVMEEALQKKADLILSYHPPVFRPMKRITWKTWKERLVIRALENRVGIYSPHTAYDAAPQGVNSWLAKGLGLCTSSPIHPSRAPRCPTEGSYRIEFDINHTEDLHKVMSAVKGIADVSVTSFSARTDDEEQTRISLNCTEKALLQVVAFLSQNKNLYQKTEILSLEKPLLLYTGMGRLCILEDSVSLATVIEQIKRHLKLSHVRLALGVGRTLESQIKVVALCAGSGSSVLQGVEADLYLTGEMSHHDILDATSQGINVILCEHSNTERGFLSDLQDMLCAHLENKIDIILSETDRDPVHVV, from the coding sequence ATGTTGGCATCTTGTGTACGCCTGGTCCCTGCCATAGTCCGGCTTGTCTATTCCCCGACCTGCAGTTCCTCCCGTTCCTTCATGGAGTTGAAAACTCTCATTTCCTCCTTGAATGATTTTGCATCACTCTCATTTGCTGAGAGTTGGGACAATGTTGGATTATTGGTGGAACCAAGCCCACCACATACTGTAAACACTCTTTTCCTGACCAATGACTTAACCGAGGAAGTGATGGAGGAGGCACTGCAAAAGAAGGCTGATCTCATTCTCTCCTACCATCCTCCTGTTTTCCGACCCATGAAACGCATAACCTGGAAAACCTGGAAGGAGCGCCTAGTGATCCGGGCTCTAGAGAACAGAGTTGGTATTTACTCTCCTCACACAGCCTATGATGCTGCACCCCAGGGAGTCAACAGCTGGTTGGCTAAAGGACTTGGGTTATGTACTTCTAGCCCCATACATCCTTCCAGAGCTCCCAGGTGCCCTACAGAGGGATCCTACCGAATAGAATTCGACATCAATCACACTGAAGACCTGCACAAAGTTATGTCTGCAGTAAAAGGAATTGCAGATGTTTCTGTCACTTCTTTTTCTGCTAGGACTGATGATGAAGAGCAGACACGGATCAGTCTGAATTGTACTGAGAAAGCTTTGCTGCAGGTGGTTGCTTTTCTTTcccaaaacaaaaatctttatCAGAAGACTGAAATTCTGTCACTGGAGAAGCCTCTGCTTCTGTATACTGGAATGGGACGGTTATGTATACTGGAAGACTCTGTCTCCTTGGCAACTGTGATTGAGCAAATAAAGAGACACCTGAAACTATCTCATGTTCGCCTAGCTCTTGGGGTAGGGAGGACCCTAGAATCTCAAATCAAAGTTGTAGCCCTGTGTGCTGGTTCTGGGAGCAGCGTTCTGCAGGGTGTTGAGGCCGACCTTTATCTCACAGGTGAGATGTCCCATCATGATATTCTGGATGCAACTTCCCAAGGAATAAATGTCATCCTTTGTGAACACAGCAACACTGAACGAGGCTTTCTTTCTGACCTTCAAGATATGCTGTGTGCTCACTTGGAGAATAAGATTGATATTATCCTGTCAGAGACAGACAGAGACCCTGTTCATGTGGTCTAA